In a single window of the Heliangelus exortis chromosome 1, bHelExo1.hap1, whole genome shotgun sequence genome:
- the HHLA2 gene encoding LOW QUALITY PROTEIN: HERV-H LTR-associating protein 2 (The sequence of the model RefSeq protein was modified relative to this genomic sequence to represent the inferred CDS: inserted 1 base in 1 codon; substituted 1 base at 1 genomic stop codon), which produces MTYMGWNIMSLTYLAPHTAWIQGNTSTQETDQEISRNGVLCSVRSEQKIKNTTDPYYCHTDLHHEAWFAECKMQDQLSNMEGSSTAIPCEYSSNTAKAEVFCVVWTLTKNAVTSVXSFTGTSHQPQVQINESNFSLMIWDLTANDSGEYLCNITTPHXTKLTVRTLQVVQTNYKFVQKYYTVWDAAFLNLSPKEGLKSSQTVAHRHFLQLSAII; this is translated from the exons atgacgtatatgggatggaatattaTGTCTCTCACTTACCTGGCACCACATACAGCTTGGATTCAAGGCAATACATCCACCCAAGAAACAGATCAGGAGATATCCAGGAATGGAGTTCTCTGTTCCGTTAGAAGTGAACAGAAGATTAAAAACACAACTGATCCTTACTACTGTCATACTGATCTCCATCATGAAGCATGGTTTGCTGAATGCAAGATGCAAG ACCAATTGTCTAACATGGAAGGAAGTAGCACTGCAATTCCTTGTGAATATAGCAGTAACACTGcaaaagctgaagttttctgCGTTGTGTGGACATTAACCAAAAATGCAGTGACCTCAG AGTCCTTCACTGGTACATCTCACCAGCCTCAAGTCCAGATAAATGAAAGCAACTTTTCACTGATGATATGGGATCTTACTGCAAATGACAGTGGAGAATATCTGTGTAATATTACAACACCTCACTAAACAAAACTTACTGTGAGAACTTTGCAAGTTG TGCAAACAAACTACAAATTTGTTCAAAAATATTACACTGTTTGGGATGCAGCTTTCTTAAATCTCAGTCCAAAGGAGGGACTAAAAAGCTCTCAAACAGTAGCACACAGGCATTTTTTGCAACTAAGTGCCATCATCTAA